Proteins from a genomic interval of Cucumis melo cultivar AY chromosome 7, USDA_Cmelo_AY_1.0, whole genome shotgun sequence:
- the LOC103492980 gene encoding ubiquitin carboxyl-terminal hydrolase 25 isoform X3, giving the protein MALQLQMSWQPSLLSQKRRNGPPLGLKNLGNTCYLNSVLQCLTYTPPLANFCLRNQHSSLCDFASSDADRKRECPFCILERRIVRSLSLDLALDSPLNVQNCLRIFAEHFRLGRQEDAHEFLRYVIDACHNTCLRLKKQRRNGSYNGGATTGSSTVVKEIFGGALQSQVKCLSCGNDSNKVDEIMDISLDVLHSSSLKEAFQKFFQLEILDGSNKYKCDNCKKLVVARKQMSILQAPNILVIQLKRFEGIFGGKIDKAIAYEESLQLSNFMCKGSQDSRPEYKLFGTIVHSGFSAESGHYYAYIKQDASGRWYCCNDSYVTVSTLQEVLSEKVYILFFSRTNQRPVTASTALASNGVKSHECNRSDGSKISKPSVTKTAQTRSHVEQSSRKELSNLSKVDKPTFSSRGKSNMNGDSNMNGHSNMNGHSNTVRAPSTINGKIVFEKDHSFKENEKENVNSLPLENGARHKSSLGNGNSKKIFEVDHDVTEREHKSVLMSSNGNGGSLGLKADKHNQCDINPMNNKFTSGRGSDHDEVDNASNCPSEVKRDKRKSDFCILFQQDAKSRERVEGLKQDLKRETLSVLRSCGWLEEVFNCMRSRKRLCLREMDTTRTCNDLKKLLIEDAKQKFISRIPESLKGDLIEKLQRFSQEK; this is encoded by the exons ATGGCCTTACAATTGCAAATGAGTTGGCAACCGAGTTTACTGAGTCAGAAACGGCGGAACGGCCCCCCACTCGGTCTCAAAAACCTAGGCAATACCTGCTACCTCAACAGCGTCCTTCAATGTCTCACTTACACCCCTCCCCTCGCCAATTTCTGCCTCCGCAATCAGCACTCTTCTCTTT GTGATTTTGCTTCCTCCGACGCCGACCGGAAGCGCGAATGTCCTTTTTGCATTCTGGAGAGGCGTATAGTGAGGTCTTTGAGCTTGGATCTAGCCTTGGACTCGCCTCTCAATGTCCAGAACTGTCTCAGGATCTTCGCCGAGCATTTTCGCCTGGGACGTCAGGAGGATGCACACGAGTTCCTTCGTTATGTTATCGATGCTTGTCACAACACCTGCCTCCGCTTGAAGAAGCAGCGTCGTAATGGCAGCTACAACGGTGGAGCTACTACTGGAAGCTCCACGGTCGTCAAGGAAATTTTTGGGGGTGCCTTGCAGAGCCAGGTGAAGTGTTTATCTTGTGGAAACGACTCCAATAAGGTTGACGAGATAATGGATATTAGTCTTGATGTTTTGCATAGTAGTTCTCTTAAAGAGGCATTTCAGAAGTTCTTTCAACTGGAAATTTTAGATGGCAGTAATAAGTACAAGTGTGACAA TTGTAAGAAGTTGGTGGTGGCTAGGAAGCAGATGTCAATACTCCAAGCACCAAATATTCTTGTCATCCAATTGAAG AGATTTGAAGGCATATTTGGTGGTAAGATTGACAAGGCCATTGCGTACGAGGAGAGTTTGCAGCTTTCAAATTTCATGTGCAAAGGAAGTCAG GATTCGCGGCCGGAGTACAAGCTCTTTGGTACCATTGTGCATTCAGGTTTCTCTGCAGAATCTGGACATTATTATGCATATATCAAG CAGGATGCATCAGGTAGGTGGTATTGCTGCAACGACTCATATGTTACAGTTTCAACTCTTCAAGAGGTTTTGTCGGAAAAGGTTTATATTCTCTTTTTCTCTCGTACGAACCAAAGGCCAGTAACTGCTAGCACAGCTCTTGCTTCCAATGGTGTAAAATCTCATGAATGTAATCGCAGTGATGGGTCTAAAATCTCAAAACCTTCTGTTACTAAAACAGCACAGACAAGATCCCATGTTGAGCAATCTTCTCGGAAGGAACTTTCAAATTTATCTAAGGTAGATAAACCAACTTTCAGTTCACGAGGAAAGTCTAACATGAATGGAGATTCTAATATGAATGGACATTCTAATATGAATGGACATTCTAATACCGTACGAGCTCCTTCCACCATTAATGGTAAGATTGTTTTTGAGAAGGATCATTCCTTCAAGGAGAATGAGAAAGAGAATGTAAACTCATTGCCTCTGGAAAATGGTGCAAGACATAAATCTTCTCTTGGGAATGGAAATAGCAAGAAAATTTTTGAAGTTGATCATGATGTCACTGAGAGGGAACATAAATCTGTGTTAATGAGCAGCAATGGTAATGGTGGGAGTCTGGGATTGAAAGCAGATAAACACAATCAATGCGATATTAATCCTATGAATAACAAGTTCACTTCAGGACGGGGGTCTGATCATGACGAAGTGGATAATGCAAGCAACTGCCCCTCTGAGGTCaaaagggacaaaagaaagtcaGACTTCTGTATCTTGTTTCAACAGGATGCTAAATCTCGGGAAAGAGTTGAAGGCCTGAAACAAGA TCTCAAGAGAGAAACTTTATCAGTTTTAAGGTCATGCGGTTGGTTAGAGGAGGTCTTCAATTGCATGCGTTCAAGGAAGAGATTATGCTTAAGGGAAATGGACACCACTCGAACTTGTAACGATTTAAA GAAATTGCTGATTGAAGATGCCAAACAAAAGTTTATTTCACGGATACCAGAATCTCTAAAAGGGGACCTTATTGAAAAACTTCAACGATTTAGCCAAGAAAAGTAA
- the LOC103492979 gene encoding probable sugar phosphate/phosphate translocator At3g14410, with the protein MADRRAEGFFKGEVLTYAYLLLYIALSSGQIFFNKWVLSSKEINFPYPLALTLLHMIFSSILCFILIKVFKVLKIEEGMSAEMYATSVIPIGATFAMTLWLGNTAYLYISVAFAQMLKAIMPVAVFVLGVAAGLELMSCRMLLIMSVISFGVLVASYGEINISWIGVVYQMGGVVGEALRLIFMEILVKRKGLKLNPISIMYYVSPCSALCLLIPWIFLEKPKMEERESWNFPPVILVLNSLCTFALNLSVFLVITHTSALTIRVAGVVKDWVVVLLSALLFADVKLTVINLFGYGIAIAGVVAYNNHKLKKEASRRSPNDSDQLESIPMVTSSSSNK; encoded by the exons ATGGCGGATCGCCGAGCCGAAGGTTTTTTCAAAGGGGAGGTGCTCACTTATGCTTACCTTCTTCTCTATATTGCTCTCTCCAGTGGCCAGATCTTCTTCAACAAG TGGGTCTTGTCCTCAAAGGAGATCAACTTTCCTTATCCTCTTGCTTTGACTCTACTCCACATGATCTTCTCGTCCATCTTATGTTTTATACTCATTAAAGTGTTTAAG GTTTTGAAGATCGAGGAAGGTATGAGTGCAGAAAT GTATGCTACATCAGTAATCCCAATTGGTGCAACCTTTGCAATGACTCTTTGGCTGGGGAACACTGCTTACCTGTATATCTCTGTTGCCTTCGCACAAATGCTCAAAGCAATAA TGCCAGTTGCCGTCTTTGTTCTTGGAGTAGCAGCAGGTCTTGAGTTAATGAGCTGTAGAATGTTACTGATCATGTCAGTGATAAGTTTTGGTGTTCTAGTGGCTTCATATGGAGAAATAAACATCAGTTGGATTGGTGTTGTTTACCAAATGGGAGGCGTTGTAGGGGAAGCTCTAAGACTAATTTTCATGGAGATCCTTGTTAAAAGAAAGGGCCTAAAATTAAATCCTATTTCTATCATGTACTATGTTAGTCCCTGCAG TGCCCTTTGCCTGCTCATTCCATGGATCTTTCTGGAGAAACCAAAGATGGAAGAACGTGAATCATGGAACTTTCCTCCTGTTATACTAGTGCTCAACTCTCTATGTACTTTTGCTCTCAACCTCTCAGTTTTCCTTGTTATTACACATACAAGTGCCTTGACTATTCGTGTTGCTGGAGTTGTCAAGGACTGGGTTGTGGTCTTACTGTCAGCTCTTTTATTTGCGGATGTAAAGTTGACTGTTATTAATCTCTTTGGGTATGGCATTG CCATTGCCGGAGTTGTGGCATACAACAATCACAAGTTGAAAAAGGAAGCTTCACGAAGAAGTCCTAATGATTCTGATCAGCTTGAATCCATCCCAATGGTCACATCCTCGTCCAGCAACAAATAG
- the LOC103492980 gene encoding ubiquitin carboxyl-terminal hydrolase 25 isoform X1 gives MALQLQMSWQPSLLSQKRRNGPPLGLKNLGNTCYLNSVLQCLTYTPPLANFCLRNQHSSLCDFASSDADRKRECPFCILERRIVRSLSLDLALDSPLNVQNCLRIFAEHFRLGRQEDAHEFLRYVIDACHNTCLRLKKQRRNGSYNGGATTGSSTVVKEIFGGALQSQVKCLSCGNDSNKVDEIMDISLDVLHSSSLKEAFQKFFQLEILDGSNKYKCDNCKKLVVARKQMSILQAPNILVIQLKRFEGIFGGKIDKAIAYEESLQLSNFMCKGSQDSRPEYKLFGTIVHSGFSAESGHYYAYIKQDASGRWYCCNDSYVTVSTLQEVLSEKVYILFFSRTNQRPVTASTALASNGVKSHECNRSDGSKISKPSVTKTAQTRSHVEQSSRKELSNLSKVDKPTFSSRGKSNMNGDSNMNGHSNMNGHSNTVRAPSTINGKIVFEKDHSFKENEKENVNSLPLENGARHKSSLGNGNSKKIFEVDHDVTEREHKSVLMSSNGNGGSLGLKADKHNQCDINPMNNKFTSGRGSDHDEVDNASNCPSEVKRDKRKSDFCILFQQDAKSRERVEGLKQDLKRETLSVLRSCGWLEEVFNCMRSRKRLCLREMDTTRTCNDLKYVLLFTCWKLLIEDAKQKFISRIPESLKGDLIEKLQRFSQEK, from the exons ATGGCCTTACAATTGCAAATGAGTTGGCAACCGAGTTTACTGAGTCAGAAACGGCGGAACGGCCCCCCACTCGGTCTCAAAAACCTAGGCAATACCTGCTACCTCAACAGCGTCCTTCAATGTCTCACTTACACCCCTCCCCTCGCCAATTTCTGCCTCCGCAATCAGCACTCTTCTCTTT GTGATTTTGCTTCCTCCGACGCCGACCGGAAGCGCGAATGTCCTTTTTGCATTCTGGAGAGGCGTATAGTGAGGTCTTTGAGCTTGGATCTAGCCTTGGACTCGCCTCTCAATGTCCAGAACTGTCTCAGGATCTTCGCCGAGCATTTTCGCCTGGGACGTCAGGAGGATGCACACGAGTTCCTTCGTTATGTTATCGATGCTTGTCACAACACCTGCCTCCGCTTGAAGAAGCAGCGTCGTAATGGCAGCTACAACGGTGGAGCTACTACTGGAAGCTCCACGGTCGTCAAGGAAATTTTTGGGGGTGCCTTGCAGAGCCAGGTGAAGTGTTTATCTTGTGGAAACGACTCCAATAAGGTTGACGAGATAATGGATATTAGTCTTGATGTTTTGCATAGTAGTTCTCTTAAAGAGGCATTTCAGAAGTTCTTTCAACTGGAAATTTTAGATGGCAGTAATAAGTACAAGTGTGACAA TTGTAAGAAGTTGGTGGTGGCTAGGAAGCAGATGTCAATACTCCAAGCACCAAATATTCTTGTCATCCAATTGAAG AGATTTGAAGGCATATTTGGTGGTAAGATTGACAAGGCCATTGCGTACGAGGAGAGTTTGCAGCTTTCAAATTTCATGTGCAAAGGAAGTCAG GATTCGCGGCCGGAGTACAAGCTCTTTGGTACCATTGTGCATTCAGGTTTCTCTGCAGAATCTGGACATTATTATGCATATATCAAG CAGGATGCATCAGGTAGGTGGTATTGCTGCAACGACTCATATGTTACAGTTTCAACTCTTCAAGAGGTTTTGTCGGAAAAGGTTTATATTCTCTTTTTCTCTCGTACGAACCAAAGGCCAGTAACTGCTAGCACAGCTCTTGCTTCCAATGGTGTAAAATCTCATGAATGTAATCGCAGTGATGGGTCTAAAATCTCAAAACCTTCTGTTACTAAAACAGCACAGACAAGATCCCATGTTGAGCAATCTTCTCGGAAGGAACTTTCAAATTTATCTAAGGTAGATAAACCAACTTTCAGTTCACGAGGAAAGTCTAACATGAATGGAGATTCTAATATGAATGGACATTCTAATATGAATGGACATTCTAATACCGTACGAGCTCCTTCCACCATTAATGGTAAGATTGTTTTTGAGAAGGATCATTCCTTCAAGGAGAATGAGAAAGAGAATGTAAACTCATTGCCTCTGGAAAATGGTGCAAGACATAAATCTTCTCTTGGGAATGGAAATAGCAAGAAAATTTTTGAAGTTGATCATGATGTCACTGAGAGGGAACATAAATCTGTGTTAATGAGCAGCAATGGTAATGGTGGGAGTCTGGGATTGAAAGCAGATAAACACAATCAATGCGATATTAATCCTATGAATAACAAGTTCACTTCAGGACGGGGGTCTGATCATGACGAAGTGGATAATGCAAGCAACTGCCCCTCTGAGGTCaaaagggacaaaagaaagtcaGACTTCTGTATCTTGTTTCAACAGGATGCTAAATCTCGGGAAAGAGTTGAAGGCCTGAAACAAGA TCTCAAGAGAGAAACTTTATCAGTTTTAAGGTCATGCGGTTGGTTAGAGGAGGTCTTCAATTGCATGCGTTCAAGGAAGAGATTATGCTTAAGGGAAATGGACACCACTCGAACTTGTAACGATTTAAAGTATGTATTACTTTTTACATGTTG GAAATTGCTGATTGAAGATGCCAAACAAAAGTTTATTTCACGGATACCAGAATCTCTAAAAGGGGACCTTATTGAAAAACTTCAACGATTTAGCCAAGAAAAGTAA
- the LOC103492980 gene encoding ubiquitin carboxyl-terminal hydrolase 25 isoform X2, with product MALQLQMSWQPSLLSQKRRNGPPLGLKNLGNTCYLNSVLQCLTYTPPLANFCLRNQHSSLCDFASSDADRKRECPFCILERRIVRSLSLDLALDSPLNVQNCLRIFAEHFRLGRQEDAHEFLRYVIDACHNTCLRLKKQRRNGSYNGGATTGSSTVVKEIFGGALQSQVKCLSCGNDSNKVDEIMDISLDVLHSSSLKEAFQKFFQLEILDGSNKYKCDNCKKLVVARKQMSILQAPNILVIQLKRFEGIFGGKIDKAIAYEESLQLSNFMCKGSQDSRPEYKLFGTIVHSGFSAESGHYYAYIKDASGRWYCCNDSYVTVSTLQEVLSEKVYILFFSRTNQRPVTASTALASNGVKSHECNRSDGSKISKPSVTKTAQTRSHVEQSSRKELSNLSKVDKPTFSSRGKSNMNGDSNMNGHSNMNGHSNTVRAPSTINGKIVFEKDHSFKENEKENVNSLPLENGARHKSSLGNGNSKKIFEVDHDVTEREHKSVLMSSNGNGGSLGLKADKHNQCDINPMNNKFTSGRGSDHDEVDNASNCPSEVKRDKRKSDFCILFQQDAKSRERVEGLKQDLKRETLSVLRSCGWLEEVFNCMRSRKRLCLREMDTTRTCNDLKYVLLFTCWKLLIEDAKQKFISRIPESLKGDLIEKLQRFSQEK from the exons ATGGCCTTACAATTGCAAATGAGTTGGCAACCGAGTTTACTGAGTCAGAAACGGCGGAACGGCCCCCCACTCGGTCTCAAAAACCTAGGCAATACCTGCTACCTCAACAGCGTCCTTCAATGTCTCACTTACACCCCTCCCCTCGCCAATTTCTGCCTCCGCAATCAGCACTCTTCTCTTT GTGATTTTGCTTCCTCCGACGCCGACCGGAAGCGCGAATGTCCTTTTTGCATTCTGGAGAGGCGTATAGTGAGGTCTTTGAGCTTGGATCTAGCCTTGGACTCGCCTCTCAATGTCCAGAACTGTCTCAGGATCTTCGCCGAGCATTTTCGCCTGGGACGTCAGGAGGATGCACACGAGTTCCTTCGTTATGTTATCGATGCTTGTCACAACACCTGCCTCCGCTTGAAGAAGCAGCGTCGTAATGGCAGCTACAACGGTGGAGCTACTACTGGAAGCTCCACGGTCGTCAAGGAAATTTTTGGGGGTGCCTTGCAGAGCCAGGTGAAGTGTTTATCTTGTGGAAACGACTCCAATAAGGTTGACGAGATAATGGATATTAGTCTTGATGTTTTGCATAGTAGTTCTCTTAAAGAGGCATTTCAGAAGTTCTTTCAACTGGAAATTTTAGATGGCAGTAATAAGTACAAGTGTGACAA TTGTAAGAAGTTGGTGGTGGCTAGGAAGCAGATGTCAATACTCCAAGCACCAAATATTCTTGTCATCCAATTGAAG AGATTTGAAGGCATATTTGGTGGTAAGATTGACAAGGCCATTGCGTACGAGGAGAGTTTGCAGCTTTCAAATTTCATGTGCAAAGGAAGTCAG GATTCGCGGCCGGAGTACAAGCTCTTTGGTACCATTGTGCATTCAGGTTTCTCTGCAGAATCTGGACATTATTATGCATATATCAAG GATGCATCAGGTAGGTGGTATTGCTGCAACGACTCATATGTTACAGTTTCAACTCTTCAAGAGGTTTTGTCGGAAAAGGTTTATATTCTCTTTTTCTCTCGTACGAACCAAAGGCCAGTAACTGCTAGCACAGCTCTTGCTTCCAATGGTGTAAAATCTCATGAATGTAATCGCAGTGATGGGTCTAAAATCTCAAAACCTTCTGTTACTAAAACAGCACAGACAAGATCCCATGTTGAGCAATCTTCTCGGAAGGAACTTTCAAATTTATCTAAGGTAGATAAACCAACTTTCAGTTCACGAGGAAAGTCTAACATGAATGGAGATTCTAATATGAATGGACATTCTAATATGAATGGACATTCTAATACCGTACGAGCTCCTTCCACCATTAATGGTAAGATTGTTTTTGAGAAGGATCATTCCTTCAAGGAGAATGAGAAAGAGAATGTAAACTCATTGCCTCTGGAAAATGGTGCAAGACATAAATCTTCTCTTGGGAATGGAAATAGCAAGAAAATTTTTGAAGTTGATCATGATGTCACTGAGAGGGAACATAAATCTGTGTTAATGAGCAGCAATGGTAATGGTGGGAGTCTGGGATTGAAAGCAGATAAACACAATCAATGCGATATTAATCCTATGAATAACAAGTTCACTTCAGGACGGGGGTCTGATCATGACGAAGTGGATAATGCAAGCAACTGCCCCTCTGAGGTCaaaagggacaaaagaaagtcaGACTTCTGTATCTTGTTTCAACAGGATGCTAAATCTCGGGAAAGAGTTGAAGGCCTGAAACAAGA TCTCAAGAGAGAAACTTTATCAGTTTTAAGGTCATGCGGTTGGTTAGAGGAGGTCTTCAATTGCATGCGTTCAAGGAAGAGATTATGCTTAAGGGAAATGGACACCACTCGAACTTGTAACGATTTAAAGTATGTATTACTTTTTACATGTTG GAAATTGCTGATTGAAGATGCCAAACAAAAGTTTATTTCACGGATACCAGAATCTCTAAAAGGGGACCTTATTGAAAAACTTCAACGATTTAGCCAAGAAAAGTAA
- the LOC103492980 gene encoding ubiquitin carboxyl-terminal hydrolase 25 isoform X4: MALQLQMSWQPSLLSQKRRNGPPLGLKNLGNTCYLNSVLQCLTYTPPLANFCLRNQHSSLCDFASSDADRKRECPFCILERRIVRSLSLDLALDSPLNVQNCLRIFAEHFRLGRQEDAHEFLRYVIDACHNTCLRLKKQRRNGSYNGGATTGSSTVVKEIFGGALQSQVKCLSCGNDSNKVDEIMDISLDVLHSSSLKEAFQKFFQLEILDGSNKYKCDNCKKLVVARKQMSILQAPNILVIQLKRFEGIFGGKIDKAIAYEESLQLSNFMCKGSQDSRPEYKLFGTIVHSGFSAESGHYYAYIKDASGRWYCCNDSYVTVSTLQEVLSEKVYILFFSRTNQRPVTASTALASNGVKSHECNRSDGSKISKPSVTKTAQTRSHVEQSSRKELSNLSKVDKPTFSSRGKSNMNGDSNMNGHSNMNGHSNTVRAPSTINGKIVFEKDHSFKENEKENVNSLPLENGARHKSSLGNGNSKKIFEVDHDVTEREHKSVLMSSNGNGGSLGLKADKHNQCDINPMNNKFTSGRGSDHDEVDNASNCPSEVKRDKRKSDFCILFQQDAKSRERVEGLKQDLKRETLSVLRSCGWLEEVFNCMRSRKRLCLREMDTTRTCNDLKKLLIEDAKQKFISRIPESLKGDLIEKLQRFSQEK; this comes from the exons ATGGCCTTACAATTGCAAATGAGTTGGCAACCGAGTTTACTGAGTCAGAAACGGCGGAACGGCCCCCCACTCGGTCTCAAAAACCTAGGCAATACCTGCTACCTCAACAGCGTCCTTCAATGTCTCACTTACACCCCTCCCCTCGCCAATTTCTGCCTCCGCAATCAGCACTCTTCTCTTT GTGATTTTGCTTCCTCCGACGCCGACCGGAAGCGCGAATGTCCTTTTTGCATTCTGGAGAGGCGTATAGTGAGGTCTTTGAGCTTGGATCTAGCCTTGGACTCGCCTCTCAATGTCCAGAACTGTCTCAGGATCTTCGCCGAGCATTTTCGCCTGGGACGTCAGGAGGATGCACACGAGTTCCTTCGTTATGTTATCGATGCTTGTCACAACACCTGCCTCCGCTTGAAGAAGCAGCGTCGTAATGGCAGCTACAACGGTGGAGCTACTACTGGAAGCTCCACGGTCGTCAAGGAAATTTTTGGGGGTGCCTTGCAGAGCCAGGTGAAGTGTTTATCTTGTGGAAACGACTCCAATAAGGTTGACGAGATAATGGATATTAGTCTTGATGTTTTGCATAGTAGTTCTCTTAAAGAGGCATTTCAGAAGTTCTTTCAACTGGAAATTTTAGATGGCAGTAATAAGTACAAGTGTGACAA TTGTAAGAAGTTGGTGGTGGCTAGGAAGCAGATGTCAATACTCCAAGCACCAAATATTCTTGTCATCCAATTGAAG AGATTTGAAGGCATATTTGGTGGTAAGATTGACAAGGCCATTGCGTACGAGGAGAGTTTGCAGCTTTCAAATTTCATGTGCAAAGGAAGTCAG GATTCGCGGCCGGAGTACAAGCTCTTTGGTACCATTGTGCATTCAGGTTTCTCTGCAGAATCTGGACATTATTATGCATATATCAAG GATGCATCAGGTAGGTGGTATTGCTGCAACGACTCATATGTTACAGTTTCAACTCTTCAAGAGGTTTTGTCGGAAAAGGTTTATATTCTCTTTTTCTCTCGTACGAACCAAAGGCCAGTAACTGCTAGCACAGCTCTTGCTTCCAATGGTGTAAAATCTCATGAATGTAATCGCAGTGATGGGTCTAAAATCTCAAAACCTTCTGTTACTAAAACAGCACAGACAAGATCCCATGTTGAGCAATCTTCTCGGAAGGAACTTTCAAATTTATCTAAGGTAGATAAACCAACTTTCAGTTCACGAGGAAAGTCTAACATGAATGGAGATTCTAATATGAATGGACATTCTAATATGAATGGACATTCTAATACCGTACGAGCTCCTTCCACCATTAATGGTAAGATTGTTTTTGAGAAGGATCATTCCTTCAAGGAGAATGAGAAAGAGAATGTAAACTCATTGCCTCTGGAAAATGGTGCAAGACATAAATCTTCTCTTGGGAATGGAAATAGCAAGAAAATTTTTGAAGTTGATCATGATGTCACTGAGAGGGAACATAAATCTGTGTTAATGAGCAGCAATGGTAATGGTGGGAGTCTGGGATTGAAAGCAGATAAACACAATCAATGCGATATTAATCCTATGAATAACAAGTTCACTTCAGGACGGGGGTCTGATCATGACGAAGTGGATAATGCAAGCAACTGCCCCTCTGAGGTCaaaagggacaaaagaaagtcaGACTTCTGTATCTTGTTTCAACAGGATGCTAAATCTCGGGAAAGAGTTGAAGGCCTGAAACAAGA TCTCAAGAGAGAAACTTTATCAGTTTTAAGGTCATGCGGTTGGTTAGAGGAGGTCTTCAATTGCATGCGTTCAAGGAAGAGATTATGCTTAAGGGAAATGGACACCACTCGAACTTGTAACGATTTAAA GAAATTGCTGATTGAAGATGCCAAACAAAAGTTTATTTCACGGATACCAGAATCTCTAAAAGGGGACCTTATTGAAAAACTTCAACGATTTAGCCAAGAAAAGTAA